In the Ranitomeya imitator isolate aRanImi1 chromosome 2, aRanImi1.pri, whole genome shotgun sequence genome, tgaatcaccgtggtccagcctatagcttacctcttcataaaaactgattagattggtttgacaggagcgatttctcataaacccatgctgatatggagttaaacagttattctcattgagataatccagaataacatccctcagaaacccttcaaatattttaccaacaatagaggttagacttactggcctataatttccaggttcacttttagagccctttttgaatattggcaccacatttgctatgcgccagtcctgcggaacagaccctgtcgctatagagtccctaaaaataagaaataatggtttatctattacattacttagttctcttagtactcgtgggtgtatgccatctggacccggagatttatctattttaatcttatttagccggtttcgcacctcttcttgggttagattggtgacccttaatatagggttttcattgtttcttgggatttcacctagcatttcattttccaccgtgaataccgtggagaagaaggtgtttaatatgttagctttttcctcgtcatctacaaccattctttcctcactattttttaaggggcctacattttcagtttttattcttttactattgatatagttgaagaacagtttgggattagttttactctccttagcaatgtgcttctctgtttcctttttggcagctttaattagttttttagataaagtatttttctccctatagttttttagagcttcaatggtgccatcctgctttagtagtgcaaatgctttctttttactgttaattgcctgtcttacttctttgtttagccacattgggtttttcctatttctagtccttttattcccacaaggtataaaccgcttacactgcctatttaggatgttcttaaacatttcccatttattatctgtattcttatttctgaggatattgtcccagtctaccagattaagggcatctctaagccggtcaaactttgccttcctaaaattcagtgtttttgtgactccctgacaagtccccctagcgaaagacaggtgaaactgcacaatattgtggtcgctatttcctagatgcccgaccacctgcagatttgttattctgtcaggtctattagatagtattaggtctaaaagtgctgctcctctggttggattctgcaccaattgtgaaagataatttttcttggttattagcagaaacctgttgcctttatgggtttcacaggtttctgtttcccagttaatatccgggtagttaaagtcccccataaccaggacctcattatgggttgcagcttcatctatctgctttagaagtagactttccatggtttctgttatatttgggggtttgtaacagaccccaatgagaattttgttaccatttttccctccatgaatttcgacccatatggactcgacatcctcatttccttcgctaatatcctcccttaaagtggactttagacaagactttacatagagacaaacccctcctcctctccgatttttacgatcctttctaaacagactgtaaccctgataCAGTTTATTGTGTTTTCCTTGTAGACaagaaataattaacttaaaaaatGTTTGCTGAATAAAATTAGCTGTTTAATGATTCACATTTCTAAAGATAGATGTAATGACAGTCATTAAAATGAATTTAagatcaaaatatgaaaaaaaaactgtTGTGCTGCTGCCCTAAAAATACAAGACCTCAATGAAAATAAAATTATACATTTTGACAAAAATGTACACAAGGAGCAAAAAACAAACACCTTCACCAAGTAAGTCAATAGCACTAACCCCATGAAATAAGGTAATGTGAAGTATCAATATGGAAGTACAATTACTGCATCAAAGCGGCCGTATTACGAACTCAGAAGTTATAGCCACAGATAAAGCTTTGTATTCTTCTTTTACTTACAGAGATATTAGTTCTTTTGAGTGTTAAATTGAATTGATTCACTCAGTTATTGGCCTCACAAAAAAAAATCCAGGACATTTTTTTACATAGATagccacagtatatatatatatatatatatatatatatatatataccgtagctatctatgtaaaaaaaaatgtcctgGATTTttttactatatactacgtggctgggcaatatactacatggctgggcaatatactacgtggacatgcataatctagaatacccgatgcgttagaatcgagccaccatctagtgtattctagaatatgcatgtccacgtagtatattgcccagccatgtagtatattgcccagccacgtagtatattgcccagccacgtagtatattgcccagccacgtagtatattgcccagccacgtagaatattgcccagccagtaTATTGCTCAGCGGAATAATAGAGGCTGGAACAGTTGGCAGGTGGATGTGATGGCATCATGGCTGAGATGAAGACCCTGCTGGACAATTTGGACCAATTTCTAGAAGTTCTGGCGTTGTCTCAGAGTGTTCATGCCGAAGATTGGGATATCCTTCATGTCCAGCGAGCTCTTGAAGGGGGAACCTATTTTCAGCATGTCCACCATCAGTACAAGGCATATAAACCTCTTAGAAACCCAATAGAAGCTCATCTTACCAGGAAAAACCAAGAACTTTCTGAATATCTGAAAACTTACCATCACGTTACGTTTGATGACCTAAGTAAAGGTCGGAATCTCCTGTGTATGTCTCTCCTCCAGAACAAGGCTCTTCCTGATCCTGTATTCAAGTACGTGAACGAACTGCTCCGAAACTCCGAATCCAAAGGTGCTGAGTCTACGAGTGTAACCCATGTGATATTCCAAAAAGTGACCTCACAACTAATTCTAGCTCTTCCTATATTGGCGTCTGAAGGATTTTACGAGTTATCGGACAACCCTATACTGATGACACAATCCAACCTCCTGAAAAAACGTTTAGAAGGACGATTGGAGGTGTCAGAAGACAACCAGAAGTCCTCCATCGTGTCAGATATTCTTGGCCGGATATCCAGAACACATGTCTACCACCTGCTAGTAGCTGTTCTGTTATCTAACAAAGCATCCGAACACCAGGACCTCATATCTGATCTTCTCCTGGATTGGGTTCTGTCAGATGAGGATCTCTCTGGTGGCCTTTTCATGAATGTAAGATGCCAGGTCCTGGTGAGGTTAAGCTTCATGTCCTTCAAGTTCAGGAACATCTACTTGGAATATTTGGTTAAGATGAGTAGTAGTATGGAACCAGACCTGAGTTGTCGGAAATGGGTGAGTGACTCCTTTAACTTGACTTTTGACAGATTGATGGatcattgcccagccatgtagtatattgcccagcgacgtagtatattgcccagctacgtagtatattgcccagtgacatagtatattgcccagtgacatagtatattgcccagccatgtagtatattgcccagtgacgtagtatattgcacagcgacgtagtatacagcacagagccacgtagcatattgcccagccacgtagtatattgcccagtgacgtagtatactgcccagtgacgtagtatacagcacagagccatgtagtatattgcccagtcacgtagtatattgcccagtcacgtagtatacagcacagagccacgtagtatattgcccagccacgtagtatattgcccagtcatgtagtatattgcccagacacgtagtatattgcacagcaacgtagtatattgcccagccacgtagtatattgcccagtcacatagtatattgcccagccacgtagtatattgcacagcgacgtagtatattgcccagtgacgtagtatattgcccagccctgtagtatattgcccagctacatagtatattgcccagtgacggagtatattgcacagcgacgtagtatattgcccagctacatagtatattgcccagtcatgtagtatattgcccagctacgtagtatattgcccagccacgtatgtcacaggttacaaaataaaaaataagcatactcaccttccgatccgagggctccttgtagttctaacatactcaccatccaatcagagggccccttgtagcgcacggctgccgccatcttccgttcccaggatgcattgcgaaattacccagatgacttagtggtctcacgaggccgctaagtcttttgggtaatttcgcaatgcatcgccgggaatggaagatggcggccggctcggcggacaacggagggtgagtatagcaggttttttattaggcagcatcaatagtaaaaagttggggacacacagggttaatagcggcggtaacggagtgcgttacccgtggcataacacggtccgttactgccggcattaaccctgtgttagcggtggctggaggggagtatgcgggcgccgggcagtgactgcggggagtaaggagtggccattttcttccagactgtgcccgtcgctgattggtcatggctgttttgccgcgaccaatcagcgacttggatttccatgatagtcagaggccgcgaccaatgaatatccgtgacagacagaaagacagacaaacagaagtgacccttagacaattatatagtagatatactgctcaaaaaaataaagggaacactaaaatcccacatcctagatatcactgaatgacatattccagttgtaaatctttattcattacatagtggaatgtgttgagaacaataaaacctaaaaaattatCAATGTTACTCACAACTAATATACCACGGAGGTCTGGtgttggaatgatgcttaaaatcaaagtggaaaatgaagttacaggctgatccaacttcagtggaaatgccacaagacaaggaaatgatgctcagtagtgtgtgtggcctccacgtgcctgtatgacctccctacaatgcctgggcatgctcctgatgaggcggcaggttgtctccggagggatctcctcccagacctggactaaagcatccgccaactcctggacagtctgttttGCAGCGTGACGTTGATGGATggcgcgagacatgatgtcccagatgtgttcaatcggattcaggtttggggaacgagcgggccagtccatagcttcaatgccttcatcttgcaggactataaacataaggatgaacgacctcggggagatcaaaacatccaacaccgcggagacaccatcacgtgtttctcaacgcagttatccagaacactgctcccatccctcatgggaaatatgcaaatgcatgtagaaaagccgcagagacaccatcacgtgtttctcaacacaagcaataaatagccaggtctttcaccaggaaggaacaaccatgggaagggcagcatccaaaaggaaaaccacctatgccaaaacatggtatccatccacagacacctgtttcggggtattttcccctcatcagtgtggagtaggaaactggctattaggagcagtgcctggtaaaaggactataaacataaggataaatgacctcggggagatcaaaacatccaacaccgcagagacaccatcacgtgtttatcaacgcagtaatccagaacactgcccccatacctcatgggaaatatgcaaatgcatgtagaaaagccgtggagacaccatcatatgtttctcaacgcaagcaattaatagccaggtctttcaccgggaaggaacaaccacgggaagggcagaatccaaaaaggaaaaccacctatgccaaaacatggtatccatccacagacagctgtttcggggtatttgcccctcatcagtgtggagtaggaaactggctattaggagcagtgcctggtaaaaggactataaacatcaggatgaatgacctcggggagatcaaaacatccaacaccgcggagacaccatcacgtgtttatcaacgcagtgatccagaacactgcccccatccctcatGGAAAATATGAGGGGCAAATGccacgaaacagctgtctgtggatggattttTTGGTCTATTGTTTTTGTCAAGAAGTATCTAACAGTGGAATACCACAATATTCCACATTAACCATatatttctaataaataagttCCTTGCATTTGCTAAATCTTCTAACATATCTCGCACTTGCTTCCTGATTTGCGGTGGAATTTCCAGGACCGGATCTCACCACAATGAAGTCACAATCATGCTGTGATGATGCAAGGAGGACAGAACAAGGAAATTCTGGTCTCTGAGTTTCAGAATGTGATGTATTCATGAGACTTCAGAATGTATAACTCAGGGCTATGATATTTACTATGCCATGCAGGAAACGAaaacataaaaattaaaataaccagttCTTAGAAATCGCGTCCTGGGTTGGGCAGCTATCAGATGTGGAGTAGTATATAAGTCAGTGTGATACGCTCACAGTTATCCGCTCAGGGTGTAGGCATTCTCGCTACAGCTGAAAGCATCCCACTAAATACACTATGAAGACTGACACTAACCAGATGAAGGATGTCTATGACGCCAATGGTTTCCTGACTGAAGTTGATGTATTAGATGAGAAGGAATTGCACCTTGCTCAGAAGGAACATATGAAGCTGGAAGAGAAGTTTGGTAAGTTTCCAGTTTACATTGCATTGAGGGATCTGTCGGCTTTATTGCACATTTATCCATGATGATCAGaatattttttcaaaaaagaaTATATTTGAGTTGAAGAAATAATATATCTACATATGTGCTAATCACTGCGGTCATGATCTAATTCCCATATATCTTATCTTTCAGGTAAAGAGTACACTCAGTACAATCTACACAACATCCACATGCAGTATGAGTGGGTGATGAATTTCGCCGCCCATCCCAATCTACTGAAAGCTATCACCGCGGTATTGGGCCCTAACGTCATCCTTTTAGACTCAAGATTTATCTGTAAATATCCCTCCTCTGAGGTTCCACACAAAGATAACACTCCCCCCTACGTCGCTTGGCATCAGGATATCAAGTGAGTATGGAAGCTGGTAGATAATAATTAAGATCTTCTTATAAATATAGACCCAAAACAGTATTTCCTTACATTGTTACAGATACTGGGGGTTTGAAGGAGGACCAGTGGCTTCCGTATGGCTGGCATTTGATGATGTTGATGCAGAAAATGGAGTCCTACAAATCATTCCAGGTATGCTCTTGCATTGGCTTTTTCTCTAATTGCTAAATGTAAAAATACTAAAACATATTCTTTTTTTGTATATGAATTTACATTAAAACTTCTATGCATTGTTTgtcatgtgtaacaccccagggagtCATAAACAAGGTATTCTGGAGCACAGGATCGCTGAGATCCCCGGGAACATGCTGACCGCAAACCAGGAGATCCCAGAACACCTGGTGAATGTAGAAGATCTGGTTGAGTGTCCTCTTAAAGCTGGTCAAATGTCTGTAAGTGCAAAATAATCCTACAGAGTCGTTACACGGATGTGCTTATTAAATGATGCAGAATGGAATTATTGTCATTCGTGTCCCTTAATATTTGACAGTGAAATTCATTTTGTGTGGCTGTCTGTACGCAGAGCACCACTGCTTCTGTTACAGATTCATCTTATGTACTGAAACAATAGAAATGTCCTTTTCAGAAATATGTAGTGAGAAAATCAATCAGTTAAATATAATTTAATGTCTAATAAGCATGAACGGGAATATGCCGTATTGGAGGATACCAGCACTGGATATGTATGAGATGTACGTCATGTCCATGATGCTGCCTGCTATATAGATAAATCATCTAGAGTCATCTCGATGGATAAATCCTAATCTCAGAGAAGAATGTATAGATGGACAAATATTAGAATCTATGACTAGTCAGCAGAAATTGAAACCTGTTGATGAGGAGTTTCCATGTAAAGTTTCCATGTAATTGGCCAAGTGCAATGTGTAAGACTTGTGTATTGAACAACCTCTCCATCATCCATACTGACAGGTCCATGATGGTCTGACTGTACATGCCAGTGAACCCAACATGTCAGACAGAAGAAGATGCGGATTTGTCATCCGTTATGTTCCTACGACAGCTTATCCTGTTGAGGTAAGCAATCAAACCCAGAAGATTGAATATGATTTCAAAACCACAAGCTAAAAGGAGTAACAACAAGCCACAAAAAAGGATATACATATAATATTTATTATAAAAATCACAATAAAATCAGATTAGACATAGTACATATGAACATAGTACATACAAatggaggagacatgaaggtaGGCAAGGGATGGGTTCAGGATGAAAATTTGCACCTGGGAAAGCTGGGTAGATAAATATTGTGAATGCAAACAGATATCACCAAATGAAAGCCTAAATAGCTGCTAATTATGTCTGTAACATGAAAAGCCATAGCACATATCCAGCTGCTTACCCATAATAGGTCCTGACCACTCCTTGCGGCCCCTGACGCGCTTTTCGTTCCCTTGCTTTCTCAATGGGGGGTAGATAGCCAATATGAATATGATTGCAGCCTGTAATCCTGCTGAAGAGAAATGATCACTCTTCTCTTACACCATTTGTGCTTCTTTTCCAGGACCCAGAACGTCCCAGGACTTTTCCTGCAACTGTATTGGTGGCTGGAACAGATGAATATAATCACTTTAAAGACAACGCTCCGAATTTCTTCACCAAAACGTTTTAAGAGCTTAGTAACACTGTGCTGTATTATGTCTGTGAGGTCCATAACCATTTATTCATACGGTCGTAATTCACATCAATCTGCGGAATAATACATAGAATCCGTTGTATCAGTCATTACAGAAGTGTCTTATGTTCCTCATGTATATTCTGTGACTCCTCTCGGACATTCTGCACATCACTTTATAATCTTATTCGCACTTATGAAGATAAACATTGTTCTAATCTGTAATATTTCCAGACTGAGCTGGAATATGTGAATGTGACATTGTGATGTAAAATGTTAACTTATTAAACTTTATTGTTTTGTTACTTTTTATAACCTGCTGTAAAATAAACTGTGTGTGAAGTAAATGGAGACAATTGTGGTATTTACTTTCTAGAACAATTCATGCAAATGGGAGAGAAATAGATTCTGAGACTCCATTGCAGCACACTGGCCGGTGCGGTGACTACACTGCGAGGCTGACTAATTGCTGGCAAACAGGAATAATCGCCGGCTccacctttaggccggcgtcacactagcgtattgcatccgatgcgagatcatcggatgcgatatgctaatgaccctcggctcctgctcacagcagagcaggggccgagtgtcatgcgtctgtgctccgattctctcgcacagggaggatcggagcacagctgcggaggaggcggagaaatgaatttctccatctcctccattgctggggtccgcttatagcgcacatcactcggatgttatccgagtggtgtgcgctgtctcactcgcacccataggcttatatgggtgcgagtgagccgagagttttcctcggtccaagacaatcgcagcatgctgcgattgtctcggaccgaggaaaacggccgacaaaaagtcggctgctgggagcggccccatatgttaacattggtccgagtgcaatgcgattttttttatcgcattgcacttggccgttttaaacgccagtgtgacgccggccttactttcACAATGTGAACATTAGGAAGTATACTTGGTTACATACGCTTTTGGGAACAAATTCAGggatgatacaaaaaaaaaaaaaaaaaatcgcataaaaTAAAGAGAATTCCCTGTATAAAATTTAAGGGATTTTCCCCCAAACAAAATACTTATTAATAAAAAGATCTTGGAAtagtaataatttccacaattggatgagttaaaaaaatattaaataaaatgcACTAGTGCTgaggtaatcttataaatgtgccgctgctgtgtactgtgtaatggccgtgtctgaccgtacaggaacatggtctgatcatacaacAGCTCCagagcaggagaggaagcaaaagagaggatacagacattacagcaggggatcacggcTGATTCTTCCTGCAAGaagaaacatttccctgcctgtttaaaaATGTATTTTACCTCACAGAGCCCTCTGTTCTCTATCCCTGTTCATCTAATAAGCCGCAGACCACTATAAGCCTGTGTAACACCcaaggtaactggttgttacagtgaggttgccttcccttcggggagggtgatatcacgcttggaggcaaggaggatttcctttatcaggtaagcacctacattcaacacattctgactccaggccagaagggggagctctgaacccggattcaggggagcttccccagctttaagtattctggtctggaggaagagttagtCAGTTGGAGATAGTCAGTTGTTCAGAGACAGTGGAGGAGAGTGAGCAGAGAGTGGGTCCGTGAagccacgtgtgagctgcagctccaggaaaggaagataacctgaaAGGTTGGAATGTGAATGTAGAgagcatctgaggaaaggagcaaaggagaaggaaagggcttagaggggaactgtgaccgagcACCctcaggaaccgggcaccgggagcccttaGGTTGTGTTCAACTCTAGgtcgcacagcagaaccggagggcaaaggGCTTTAAGCAACTTGTCCGCACCCACACTTGGAGGTGAAGCACTATACtaggagcccaggtcatgatagtgaCCCTATAAAAAGCTTTgcactgcccaccatacgggtaactgtcccaggacaggggagtgAGGACTTTgtcaggaagccacaggcagcaaggacctcccaTACGAGCACGAACAGGAagtcttacggacctcacctgggagaggaatccaccattgcctccaggccacCTGTTCCTTGTATCCTGGACTGtagcctgctaccaccagtaaaccaggtaaagacattacaACCTTGTGTCCTTCGTTTATTTATTTGCCGATATTCACCACCCTTGCCATACACATTGGGAgagctggggaccccgcttcacctgtgggaagtgtcaccatctttgctgcagtaacatcaccccagaagacccctttaagcagcgtcggtcccctctgaccgagaaccacaataggcgtcatgaacacaaactttattacaactccctttaaataccttccccttttacttgggtgcccagggccacggaccgggtggccgccaccatgacatcccctttaagtaccggacccggtacataGTACCTTACAGTCCTGTCGGGCgactca is a window encoding:
- the LOC138666274 gene encoding Fanconi anemia group F protein-like, with the translated sequence MKTLLDNLDQFLEVLALSQSVHAEDWDILHVQRALEGGTYFQHVHHQYKAYKPLRNPIEAHLTRKNQELSEYLKTYHHVTFDDLSKGRNLLCMSLLQNKALPDPVFKYVNELLRNSESKGAESTSVTHVIFQKVTSQLILALPILASEGFYELSDNPILMTQSNLLKKRLEGRLEVSEDNQKSSIVSDILGRISRTHVYHLLVAVLLSNKASEHQDLISDLLLDWVLSDEDLSGGLFMNVRCQVLVRLSFMSFKFRNIYLEYLVKMSSSMEPDLSCRKWVSDSFNLTFDRLMDHCPAM
- the LOC138662106 gene encoding L-threonyl-[L-threonyl-carrier protein] 4-chlorinase-like, whose translation is MKTDTNQMKDVYDANGFLTEVDVLDEKELHLAQKEHMKLEEKFGKEYTQYNLHNIHMQYEWVMNFAAHPNLLKAITAVLGPNVILLDSRFICKYPSSEVPHKDNTPPYVAWHQDIKYWGFEGGPVASVWLAFDDVDAENGVLQIIPGSHKQGILEHRIAEIPGNMLTANQEIPEHLVNVEDLVECPLKAGQMSVHDGLTVHASEPNMSDRRRCGFVIRYVPTTAYPVEDPERPRTFPATVLVAGTDEYNHFKDNAPNFFTKTF